One Camelina sativa cultivar DH55 chromosome 3, Cs, whole genome shotgun sequence genomic window carries:
- the LOC104777433 gene encoding berberine bridge enzyme-like 4 produces the protein MNALTTQTLIVIVFLLIIPTSLAAPPTLEDSFTQCLTIFKPSDQESPIQNFTYTQQNPNFLTILNNYVRNLRYFNGTTRKPVAIVTAAHFTHIQATINCGKKLGLQLRIRSGGHDYDGMSYLSTVDFVVLDMFNLRSIEIDPKLETAWVQSGVTLGEIYYEVANKSNNLRGFPAGICPGLGAGGHFSGGGYGNMMRKYGLSIDNIIDAKIVDANARVLDRSSMGEDLFWALRGGGAASFCVVLAWKIKLVPVPEKVTVFNVETVGNRGGVTTTDLVAKWQEIADKVDNDLFIRLTLSSSNKTVKASFMGMFLGDSEKLLEIMNAKFPELGINKTECIEMKWIESVLFWLSIPPNTAPTSVMLNRIPQKQIFLKRKSDYVQKPISKPGLESIFKILLENENVTMAWNPYGGRMSEIPETETAFPHRAGKMFKIQYSSNWFVPGEAAARDCLSQTERVFDAMSPYVTKNPREAFLNYRDVDIGKSLNSTYEEGKVYGVKYFKDNFEKLVQVKTRVDPDNFFRYEQSIPVHISRR, from the coding sequence ATGAATGCTCTAACAACTCAAACCCTAATCGTCATAGTTTTTCTCCTTATAATTCCAACATCATTAGCAGCACCACCAACACTCGAAGACAGTTTCACACAATGTCTCACTATTTTCAAACCTTCCGACCAAGAGTCCCCAATCCAAAACTTCACATACACgcaacaaaaccctaacttccTCACTATCCTCAACAACTACGTCCGTAATCTCCGTTACTTCAACGGCACGACACGTAAACCAGTAGCGATTGTGACCGCGGCTCACTTCACTCATATCCAAGCTACAATCAACTGCGGCAAAAAACTCGGACTCCAGCTCCGGATCCGTAGCGGAGGCCACGACTACGACGGTATGTCTTATTTATCCACGGTCGATTTCGTCGTCCTCGACATGTTTAACTTACGGTCAATCGAGATCGATCCAAAACTCGAAACCGCGTGGGTACAATCCGGTGTGACCCTAGGAGAGATCTACTACGAAGTTGCCAACAAAAGCAACAACCTCCGTGGGTTCCCAGCCGGAATCTGCCCTGGTCTCGGCGCTGGTGggcattttagcggtggaggtTACGGAAACATGATGAGGAAATACGGTTTATCGATTGATAACATTATAGACGCTAAGATCGTCGATGCTAACGCAAGAGTCTTGGACCGGAGCTCTATGGGAGAAGATCTTTTCTGGGCCTTACGAGGCGGTGGAGCCGCTAGCTTTTGTGTTGTCTTAGCTTGGAAGATCAAGCTTGTTCCGGTGCCGGAGAAAGTTACCGTCTTTAACGTTGAAACGGtaggaaacagaggaggagtAACCACTACCGATCTTGTAGCCAAATGGCAAGAGATCGCTGACAAGGTCGACAACGATCTGTTTATAAGATTAACGTTGAGCTCAAGTAACAAGACTGTTAAGGCTTCTTTCATGGGAATGTTCTTAGGAGACTCCGAGAAGCTTCTAGAGATTATGAACGCCAAATTCCCGGAACTCGGTATTAATAAAACAGAGTGCATAGAAATGAAATGGATCGAATCGGTTCTGTTCTGGCTTAGTATCCCACCCAATACAGCACCAACATCGGTCATGCTAAACCGGATTCCGCAAAAGCAAATCTTCCTCAAGAGAAAATCCGATTACGTGCAGAAACCGATCTCGAAACCCGGTTTGGAATCGATATTCAAGATTCTGTTAGAGAACGAGAACGTGACGATGGCTTGGAACCCGTACGGCGGGAGAATGAGCGAGATACCGGAGACAGAGACGGCGTTTCCTCATCGAGCAGGGAAAATGTTCAAGATTCAGTACTCCTCGAACTGGTTCGTGCCAGGTGAAGCAGCCGCTAGAGATTGCTTGAGCCAGACGGAAAGAGTGTTTGACGCAATGAGCCCTTACGTGACTAAGAATCCAAGAGAGGCGTTTTTGAACTACAGGGACGTTGACATTGGGAAGAGCTTGAACTCAACATACGAGGAAGGTAAAGTGTATGGAG